A window of the Citrus sinensis cultivar Valencia sweet orange chromosome 9, DVS_A1.0, whole genome shotgun sequence genome harbors these coding sequences:
- the LOC102622257 gene encoding auxin-responsive protein SAUR72, with the protein MKQLIRRLSRVADSSQYSLLRSDSTQAARRRPRRAESFRALKASLARRSPNSKPVPEGHVPVYVGDEMERFVVSAELLNHPVFVGLLNKSAQEYGYEQKGVLRIPCHVVVFERVVESLRLGLESRDLQDLLSSVSDEYF; encoded by the coding sequence ATGAAGCAATTAATTCGCCGTCTTTCTCGCGTCGCCGACTCCTCGCAGTACAGTCTCCTGCGGTCCGACTCCACGCAAGCAGCGCGCCGCCGCCCGCGTCGCGCGGAGTCGTTCCGCGCTCTCAAGGCGTCGTTGGCACGCCGGTCACCGAACTCGAAGCCGGTCCCCGAAGGCCACGTGCCGGTCTACGTCGGAGACGAGATGGAGCGGTTCGTGGTCAGCGCCGAGCTGCTGAATCACCCCGTCTTCGTCGGCTTGCTCAACAAGTCGGCTCAAGAGTACGGCTACGAACAAAAAGGCGTCCTCCGCATTCCCTGTCACGTGGTGGTTTTCGAGCGCGTCGTGGAATCGCTCCGACTGGGACTTGAGTCGCGTGACCTACAGGATCTGCTCAGCTCCGTCTCCGACGAGTATTTTTAG